Within Solea solea chromosome 1, fSolSol10.1, whole genome shotgun sequence, the genomic segment ATGGAAAAAAGACATGAAGCTCTTCAATGCATGGAAAGGTTTGTCCTCCCCCCTTTGTCTCTCCTCATAAAATAAAGTAAGTGTTTGAATAGTTGCTGACTATACCTGTATTTTATTATCACAGAGGGACGCACAGGAGTTCCCTTTGTCGATGCCAACATGAGAGAGTTGGCACTGACAGGCTTCATGTCCAACAGGGGGCGACAAAACGTTGCCAGCTTCCTCACAAAGGATCTTGGCCTGGACTGGAGAATGGGAGCCGAGTGGTTTGAATACCTCCTGGTGAGTAGTGAGGTCAGATAGTGTCGTCATCTCGTATATATttagtgtacagtatgtaatcattttttatttaaaatgtccttTCAAAGGTGGACCATGATGTCTGCAGCAACTACGGCAACTGGCTTTACAGTGCCGGCGTAGGAAATGACCCCAGAGAGAACAGGAAGTTCAACATGATCAAACAAGGCCTCGACTATGACAACAATgtaagttgggtttttttttatttatttccgtTTTATTGTAACTACTGTTTTGATGGTTTTCGTTACATAACAACACGTCTGAGTCACTTTGTTGCAGATGCTCACATGATGGTGATGAAACTTGTGGAAACTTGAGTCACAGATTTACTTTATGCTTCTGCTTCAGGGCGACTATGTCCGGCAGTGGGTTCCAGAGTTGCAGGGCATCAGGGGAGGTGATGTGCACACACCGTGGACCCTCAGCTCTGCCACACTGTCTCATGCTCACGTGTCCCTTGGCGAGACCTACCCCACTCCCGTGGTCATGGCGCCTGAATGGAGCAGACACGCTAACAAGAAAGCGGTGGGTGTTTGAGAAAAGGGAAGTGGGTAGAATGATaacatgatgctgctgctgctgctgctgccatagcttcttttttttgattataGCTGCAAACAATAGTGGTGGAATTTGACTTTGTTTGAAATACTTGAGTAAAGTATTATGctgtacttttacttcagtatttttgttttaaactattTTCTTCTACCCTTCTACCCAGTTGCAGTTCAGATAAACACACTGTGAAAGGGCTGGAACGATGAatcaatgactaaattaatcatcaactattttgataatcgattaatcagtttctTAAATGGGAATGTTTTCTATACTTATAAGTGTCCCCATAGTGTAATATTTCTTGGGCAGAAGTGATACAACATCTGTAGAACCTGTTTCTTTACTGAGAAGTGTGATGGATGGTCTGATTAATGTTTTTCTCGATAACGTCTGTCTGATTACAGATTATGTTCTCAAAACAGAATGTATGACAGGTCATACGATTTGCTTCTAAAACACAGTGTTCagtatttaaaattaaaaaaaagaagcaagtgAGGCTTCCAAACCTCTGAAATGctatcattttgatttgtattGGAGTCCAAAGAggttaaatgattaaatattacGAAGAAGAGATTAGGAGTGCAACCCTCTAGATTGGGTTAGCTGTTATACCAGATAGAtacaattaatttatttaaatacaatatttttttttaactaatcttttaaaccttttgttctgctgtatttttttccaGAGTGCCTCAGGGCCTTCACCAAGAGGGAGGAAAGGCCCATCGCAGACTCCAAAACAGCATGGGAACAGAGGCATAGATTTCTACTTCTCCAGAAGCAAAAACCTGTGACGTGCCATTAATACCAAACAAACCAACACTACAAACATGGATGATGCTCAGGGGATGGAATTCCGTCCCACTGATGTTAAACTGATTATTTTGTTATAAAGTCTGTGCTGCGCACTGTGTCGCCGTGAGAAGTTGTGGAATAGGAAGAAATATGTGTGTCTGCGTAGAGTTGAATACTTGAACTGGACTGATCTATATTTATGCTCTGAGTTCTTAAGAAACACTtttctgtgtttccttttttacaGCAGGAACAGGAACAAGGGACTGTGGTTTTTACCTGATTCTTTTCTTCATTGTTAATGTCTATTGAGCTgcgtgtgtagtgtgtgtgtgtgtgtgtgtgtgtttttaaatttatttatttacaaaataaaacatgtaagcTGCAATGTTTtctgctatatatatatataagtataacaACACTATTATTTGCCCCATATAAGTGACAATGATAAGCTGTTCTTTCAGAACCATGGACAAGCTAAAGTATACATAATCTGCAGCGCgtaaatgttaaaatagtttGAATTTAGGAGGAATAAAAAATCAACGTATTAAATGATTGTGTGGGGAAGATTTCTAAATAAAGGCGCAAAACATctaataatcaaataaactgGATCTAATCGAGGCAAATTCATTAATCTTAATCTTTGTTTCCAAAATTGCATGTATTCACAGAGGGCAATGGTGTTACAACATCGTACCAAAACAGTGGCCTCATATGTTACATTTAGGAAGGCTAGTTAGCAAGTATATAATTgcattaaaagaagaaaaagggcttttatttaaaaataaaattggtgtgttttgtgtgctgTAAGCAAGgtccttgctttacagagggctgccatgtttctacggaAGCCCTAATGGACAAATCTGCCACAGAGTGAGTTTCTCATTTtcgagaaaaaaacaaaaaacatcctttctgaaggccaccgtagtttcctggCGTGCTTTGTAAATAGAGGGATGAGCGAAGAGGTCCACCATTTGTTATACTTTGCTTTTTGATTATTAAATATCACAAAACCAACCATGCCGTGCCGGGACCAGgaagtggaaaagcggcataaGTGAAAAGCCGTTAGGGAGCCGGAAGAGCCGAGCCAACAGAACCGAATGTTTGAAAAGAGCCGGGCTACCACATTCACTTATGCCCATTGCCCAAgagagataataataaataaaataatacatgtcGTGTGTACTTCTTTCCCATTGGTTTTCATGGTGTAACTCCTCCTGTGCGTGACGCACAACAACCTGTCATCACTTCCGGGTTCTGTCGTCAGGCCAGGTCAGCCTGTGGATCCCAGAACTTCACAACAACTCCCAGTCTGTCCTCACTATAATCACGGATTTCGCATTTTCATTTAACCGTCATCTCGCGGAGGTTCCGCTAACAGTCTTTTCCCCCTAAATGGCCTGCTCTGATGCCGAATGCGACCTGGAGACGGTTCCTCTCATCGCGCTGAACGTGACGGTGAGGAAGAAGCTGGCACTCTACCTGAACCCCAGGAACACCGTGGCCGCGGACTGGATGGCTGTGGCCGAGGAGATGGGCTTCACGTACCTGGAGATCGTGAACTACAAAACGACCAAAAACCCCACCGACGCGATTCTGGACAATTGGCAGGCTCGCAACAAAGACGCGACCGTGGGGAAGTTGCTGTCAATCCTGATGAAGCTGGAAAGAAACGACGTTTTGGAGGATCTTCGCCCTCAGATTGGTGCGTTCACGTCGGTCTGGAAAAATGATGGATGTCGATCAATCTATTGATTCAGTTTGTACTTCCGGAAGTGAGTCACATGCGTGAATTCCGTTGAGGCAAAAACTGTCATCGAGATCATGTATATTATACATGATCTCGATTACAACTGATCAATTACAGCTTTTGCAACGTCAAACGTACTGCCCGCGtgccagaactggcccacctGAGGGCTATGTTCAAATGATtttgatccactgtgatctgtaagttgtaatgcacacgtAAAAAAGGTAAACTGAGTCATAAAATTGTTCGCAAGAAATGTCAGGTTGTTCATGATATGTTTTATAAAAGAATGCATTTGTTGTTtaaaggttattatgctattattttactgctcctgaacaaaaatgagtttgacacagTCATGTCTGTTAATATTAGTAGTGTTTTGACAGTAATTATTAaggattattaaaataaaagtacagttttAACTGTTTTGCTCATAATTACTTACAGaaaaatggtgtaaaatgtcaatcattgtttcccaaaacatttaatcaaaatatttgacaaaagTTGTTGCAGCATCATTGATGAgcacaaaaaaacccataatACGCTTTCATTCCAGGTGATTCATCAGGTGTTTCAGATCATGCTTATCACTTCTAACCCCAGCTCTCCGTGTTCATACACCTGTACCTCTACGTGTTAATGTTCACGTGTGCACATGCACTTGTGTACACCACGTTCATTTTTGTCGTCCTTCTTTTACCAGATGAGAATGTCAGGAGATACCGCGAGAAGGCAGCTGAACCCCCAGTGCAGGTTCCAGTGGTGGACAGCTGTGTCCAACCCACTTCTGAGAAGAGTGGTATCACCCTGAGGGACAACCCCGAGGGTCAGTATCAGCCCTACTTATTCTGTATATACCTCTTTGTAATACATGAAAGAACGTACAGAAGGCGGTGCAATTGGTTAATAAACATGCTGTTAACATGTCAGACTAAACCAGTTCATCACCTACACAGCTACATAGTATGAAAATCCAGAATATGTTAAATCATGCTGGTCAGAGATAATAGGCAGTACATAGTGCTGTACTAAAGTGCATTTTTAATAGTAGTCATGCAATTTTCAAATggaatatttgttaaagccaaaatgtgtgtgcaaACATCATTTTAGGttgattattgtcttgatctatacacatcttattctacagacagtgaacatctttgtttctttgaatgaaaatgagaataatgatgtcaaaatgaccattccctctgatatcacgAATCATATCTCCACCGCAGTTCTTAGCTTGATAAGTCTACTTCACGACATTAAAAGAGCCAATACTGCAGTAGTTTTTAGAGTCATACATTTATCTGAGACTTGTTACTTTGTAGATAAAGATTTTGTACTAAAACGCCTCAAAGAAAAAGAGATAAGTCCCCAACAGTATATGAACTCTGCTGCAGCTAGAGTTCATATAACCAGTTACAACAGCATATGTGTAAATGAAGCTGTGCTAATGATCCAATTATGTGAAATTAATCATAATCTGACCGtgtactaggacttttttgcaTCATGACAACCTTCTGAGTAAATGTAACACTGCGGTATTAAAACCTCTACTAAGATTAAATGTCTGCGAAACAGTTGACACTAAGATATCCGTGAAACTGAGCTATTGAACCGTGATTTGTTTACTTTTGAGGTTGCTGCTATTTTTATGACTTGCTAATGCAACTGCTCTTCATTCACACAACGAGAACAGATTCATACGCATGCATACACGTCACGTGAAACTGGTGAAAAAGAGGAACCTTGAATAATTCTAACAACGTATACAGATTACATTCACCAGCTTCAGACTTCCTGTAGAATTGTCCACGCAATCtgcctctcttctctctatagAAATGCCCCATAAACTAAGCAATTTGGCAAATTTGGGATTTTATTTGTCTCTTCTACTAATCGGCGTATTTGCTGTTCCTTGACATAGTAATATTATAGTAACATAATTTTCTGTGGTCAGGTGTCAAACAGGAAAAGCTTCAACTTCCGTCGGATCTGATAAATAAAGCTGAAGCGAGTCTGATGACACATCTGCGACTCTGCACTTTTgcacattgtgttgttgttttttaatgtaatttaattattagatcacctgtcataaaaacagtacatttgaaaatgaatggataacaaaaaataattatactttagcattaaaaatatcgtttaggttaaagagcttctacatactggtttATTAACCATTACTGAAACACAAGGCTGTTAATTTAGCTGTGGATTTAGGTGGTgctctaatacatttgttaagcactgtatataatgttttaCTTCTATGGAACGTATATGGTGAGGTTTTTTCCATGTTTATCACATGTGGGTATGAAGCTCTTGAGCAACATTGACCTTTAAAGGAATGAACGGAATTGTCTTATTGCTCATTTCATCACACTTAACTGATTGCAGGTGCTCCCGAGCTGTTTGACGCCTTCATCTGCTACTGCCAGAGTGACTTTAATTTCGTCTATGAAATGATCCACCAGCTCGAACAAACAGAACACAGACTGAAACTGTGCGTGTTCGACAGAGATGTCCTCCCTGGCTCCTGTGTGTGGACCATCACGAGTGAACTCATTGAGAAGAGGTGGGTTGTACGACAGGTCTGCTCTGttgatttgactttttattttgatttgaacTTGGAAAAACTGACTCTTAGTAGTtggttttttgtcattttttgtgttCCCTAACATATGTGACCATGTGTGCAGGTGTAGGAAGATGGTTGTGGTGATTTCTGATGAATATCTTGACAGTGATGCCTGTGACTTTCAGACTAAGTTTGCTCTCAGCCTCAATCCTGGTAAGCCTCTGTCCTATCTTccgggtaagggttagggttagggtttttttttttttataaacaaataacattttctttctcctgtATTCACTCTGACAGGAGCCCAACAGAGACGACTTATCCCAGTGGTTTATAAGTCAATGAAAAGGACATTCCCCAGCATCCTGCGCTACCTCACGTTGTGTGACTACACCAGGCCTTGCACACAGACCTGGTTCTGGGTGCGGCTGGCCAAAGCACTTTCCCTCCCATAATTGTGGACCAAACAGCGAAAATGGGTTTTTTATTCCACTTAAgagatgatgtcatcaaacatTTCAAGTTCAAGAATGTGCCTGTGATTTCTCTTGTCCTGCTGGCATTTTAACCCtattttaaatactgtatatttctgTATATGACACCAAGATGGAGCCAAAATATCAGCAAAGTTCTCTAAAAACACAAAGCCATTATTGTGTTAAAACAGATTGTGCCACTATTTTGGATTAATGCGAATTGTAGAAGAGAAGAGAATTTACcacttgtactgtatatttcacTGACAACATTCATGCTTCCTTTGAAGATGACACCAAGATTGCAGGAGGAGCCAAAATATCAGCAAAgttctctgaaaacacaaagccaTTATTGTGTTAATACAGATTGTGCCACTATTTTGGATTAATGTGAGTTGTAGAAGAGAAGAGAATTTGTTTGGACCAAACACGCTGTAAatgctctccctctttctctccccctccttttGTCCGGGCTACTTCCTCCCTTAAGTCAACTTTCAGACAAGATTGAAGCACAAAGAGGAAGCCATACTGTGATTGTGATACGTCCACGTGTTAAGTGTTACTGACTCCTGCTGCCTTTCTTCCTTACTTTCTCTTTTACCATGATGCCTTCACCtttgacttgtattttttaGAACAGTGTTTCGAACAGTCtcagaaaaggaaaatataatgtatgtaaTTCGTATGAatattttttcacaataaatataatGCATTTTGCAACAACAGTtgtcatttataaatataatgtaatataatataatataatataatatctccACTTCATGTCGTGATTGTTTCTTGCACGTAATAAAACACACCACCACAGGTGTCGCTAAGTGGAAGCTGCAATAAACCAGGAAGGGTACGTGCACATGTTCGTCATCCAATCACAGAGCACCATACGTGGTGCTGGCCAATCAGAAGGGCAGGATGCCTCTAATCTGCAACACGCCTCTCTCAtcattcactgtgttttattttggaaccGTACGTGCCCTACATTTTGACTCTCAGGAAAAATGTTGGCAGCCTGATTAATACTTAAACGTGGTTTAACTATCTAAGGGTTCAAAATGTGGATAGACTGGGGATTATACGTAAAATCTGAGCAACTAAATGTGGGGTTTGACAGCTATATGAGGAGAAACTATGCCTGCAAAACTAAGCT encodes:
- the myd88 gene encoding myeloid differentiation primary response protein MyD88 codes for the protein MACSDAECDLETVPLIALNVTVRKKLALYLNPRNTVAADWMAVAEEMGFTYLEIVNYKTTKNPTDAILDNWQARNKDATVGKLLSILMKLERNDVLEDLRPQIDENVRRYREKAAEPPVQVPVVDSCVQPTSEKSGITLRDNPEGAPELFDAFICYCQSDFNFVYEMIHQLEQTEHRLKLCVFDRDVLPGSCVWTITSELIEKRCRKMVVVISDEYLDSDACDFQTKFALSLNPGAQQRRLIPVVYKSMKRTFPSILRYLTLCDYTRPCTQTWFWVRLAKALSLP